In the genome of Haliaeetus albicilla chromosome W, bHalAlb1.1, whole genome shotgun sequence, the window GGCGCCATCCGCCTCGCTGAGTCccccgaggaggaggaggaggaggcggcggcggcggcgtcgccgccgccggccgccgtGGAGGCCGCGTCCTGGCTGCGGCATGTCCTGGGCTTCCTCACCGAGGATGGCGACACGTGAGTGTGGGCGGGGGTCAGGCAGACACGGGACACACCCCCCACTCCTGGGGGTGGAGGCCCCCCACCGCCCGGGGGGGTCACCCTACTGCCCGGCGGGGGGGATCCCCCTGCCTAGGGACGGTAGGACCCCAGTCCTGGGAGGGCTCTGACAGTgggtcctgcccccccccccttgggCACACATGGGGCTATGCTGGATCTTGGGGAGGGGCcgcccctgctccccccagctctgctctcaccCTGTCTCGTTGGGGGATCCCTGGGTGGGGCCAGGGGTGgcgtgacaccccccccccccccccaccagggCCCTGCACTTGGCCGTCATCCATGAGCATGAGGCTTTCCTGGACTCCATCCTGCAGTACACGGGTGGCACCGAGTACCTGGACCTGCAGAACGATCTGGGGCAGGTACGgagaaactgggggggggggggggtgtgcaggTTGTGGGTACCCTCCCAGCCTCTGTCCCCCCCACTGAGGGgtctctctctccccacagACGGCACTGCACATTGCCGTTATCCTGGGCCTGTCAGGCTTCGTGCGGAAGCTGCGGGCAGCCGGCGCAGGGCTGTGCGTGCAGGAGCGGGGGGGGCACACACCGCTGCACCTCGCCTGCCGTGAGGGACGCCAGGGCTGTGCCCGCCACCTACTCagacccccccggacccccccggTGCCCCGTGACGAAGAGGCGCGTGCCCAGCTTGACAGTGTCAACTATGACGGTGCGGGGAGGGGGCTCATGCAGCTGCGGTGCAAGGGCGCAGCGGGGGGGAATGGGAATGCTGTGGGGCTGTTGTGTGGGGatgtggcgggggggggacgggacagcATGGGGAGACACAGTTGTGGTGGTGGGGACACCGTGGGGCTGTGGCATGAGGCTGTGTGGGAAGATGGGTGGAGGGGCGGGGGCACAGTTTTGGGCAGGGGTGGAGCTGTGGCATGGGGACACAGTGGGGCTGTAGAtctgccatggggctggggggggctgcagcgatgcctccctctcccctccccggcaGGTTACACCCCCCTCCATGTTGCTGTCCTCCGCAAAGACCTGGAGAtggtggagctgctgctgagcgCCGGCGCTGACCTCAACAAGGCGGTGAGTGCCGTCCCGGGCGGGGGGGAACATGGGGGTCCCCTGCACCCCCCGCTCTGacccccccatttccccccccccccacccaggaaCCCAGCTGTGGCCGCAGCCCCCTGCACCTGGCGGTGGAGGTGCAGAGCCCTGAGGTGGCTGAGTGCCTGCTGCGTGCCGGTGCTGACCCTGCTGCCCGCATGTATGTGGGGTACACCCCCCTCTACAGTGCCTGCCACCGCCCCAACCCCcgcctgccccagctgctgcgGGATTTTGGGGCACAGGACCCCCTCGGGGACTCTGAGGATAGCCCCGATGAGGGCGACAACAGCGATGTAAGTGTCCCCCCCCCAATGCGGTGGCCCCTGAAAATCCCCTCGGCTCCTCCCTTATGCTAATGAGGGGGGGCttgccctgctcccagcagtcCCCCTGAAACCTTAGGGGGGGTGCTGAGCGCTGGG includes:
- the LOC138683319 gene encoding NF-kappa-B inhibitor beta-like; amino-acid sequence: MHRASQPHLPACTAGSADRWGSTAPSRRTLRAPPRKWCEDYGFQQAPRGRHRRTQRGFPGTVAATLWRSESERSPAQRSGMAAAEAAAPPGEVKRPEGDEWCDSGLGSLGEGQLGLLPASPGPASPDPERPGLALGPVMAAVGAIRLAESPEEEEEEAAAAASPPPAAVEAASWLRHVLGFLTEDGDTALHLAVIHEHEAFLDSILQYTGGTEYLDLQNDLGQTALHIAVILGLSGFVRKLRAAGAGLCVQERGGHTPLHLACREGRQGCARHLLRPPRTPPVPRDEEARAQLDSVNYDGYTPLHVAVLRKDLEMVELLLSAGADLNKAEPSCGRSPLHLAVEVQSPEVAECLLRAGADPAARMYVGYTPLYSACHRPNPRLPQLLRDFGAQDPLGDSEDSPDEGDNSDEEYDDIVINSRHCMD